The Gossypium arboreum isolate Shixiya-1 chromosome 4, ASM2569848v2, whole genome shotgun sequence DNA segment CATATCATAACAACCTTCCCTACCGGTCACCAAAACCTAATGCTGGCCAACCTTTGCGTTGAGTATGCTTATCCCCAGCCTGTTTCGATttcatttatatgtttttgatcTGGGGATTTAAGTAAAACATTGGGAAAATGAACGAGGCATGAGTTTGCAAGTTCATGCTGACATGTTCTTTTCCTAACAGTGAGTAATTTATGGCCATTGTTGCCCGATATGGTGGTGATCAATTAGAACAATTCAGAAAAAAAGAAATTGCAGGTCtttagaataaaagaaaaatggttTGCTGTCCATTACTAAGTTGTGTATGCCATTTGCCTTTTATTCTAGGTTCAGTTTAGACCTCATTAATTTTGGATAATATATATGTTAGAATTATTTCCCGAGGGTtggaaattttaattaaaaatataataatataataatgtaaattaaatttatgataattgtttaagattcaacgcaaaattttaaataattttgaagTCAAAATTGTTTATCTACTTTTTTAAATTCAATATTTGAAAATATCAATTTTTtacaatattattatatttttatataatatttaaaattctcgtaatttttctccaatttataaatagaaagataatgTTGTTTCATATACTTGAACTCACGATCTAAAACTtttatagaaaatatttttaatcttAAAAATTTTCATAACATTTCAATTTATTACCCATAATCTTTCTTTtaaacctttaaaaaaaaaaggtttattATCCCATTACAATAAAGTTGTAGGAGATTCGACGAGAACAATAAAGGAGACAAGGGCTTTTTTTGTCTAGGAGGAAATCGAAAACTTGAACACCATAACATGCTTGTACTCTTTTCCAGGATAAACAATAGTAGATGGGAAATTTGGATGATTGACCGAGTCTGGAAATGCTTGAGTCTCCAGACACAAAGCTCCATGTGGTTCATAAACATATCCATCTTTCCCTTTCACATCTTTCAAGGAATTAGCCGTGTAAAACTGCACTCCTGCTTGATTCGTAAACAACTCCATCACCCTCCCCGATTTCTTATCTTTCACCACTGCTGCTTTCTTCAGCTTGCCATCCACACCATCGATCACGTAGTTGATATCGTATCCATTTTCAAGTTTGTTGATTCGGCTTCCCACCGTGTGAGGTTTGAGGAAATCGTAAGGGGTTCCTTTGACGGCGGCGAATTTGCCGGTGGGAATGAGTTGGCTGTCCACTGGAGTGTAGTGGGAAGCGAAAATCTGGACTTGTTCGGATAAGATGTCGCCACTGTTGTGGTTGCCAAGGTTCCAATAGGTGTGTTGGGCGAGGTTGACTGGTGTGGCCTTGTTTAGAGCTTTGGCCTTCATTCTCACGGTCAGCCTGTTGCCTGGGTAAAGGGTGTAGGTCACTGTTACTCTGAGTGCACCAGGAAATCCTGTCCATTATGTAAACAACTTCAACATCAGATGAATGTTTCAACCACTGATAAATTAAAAGGTTGGAATTTGGTAAAAGAGAAAATGTGCAGTCACCTTCTTCACCATCATAACTATCATAGGCAAAAACAATGGATGGAGAATAGCCATCTTTCTTATACTTGTTCACTTTCCATACAACATCACTAAATCCAATAGGGccacctaataataataatattgttattaaaacataaaatttagaaGAGATATTTAAAGGATGAACATTGAAGAACGAGAGTACCATGAAGCATGTTTTTGCCTTCATTAGGGATCAATTTATAATGGACTCCATTCAAAGTAAATTGAGCCCCTCCTATTCTGTTAGCAACCCTTCCAACAATGGAACCAATATACGAAGTATCATTCTGTCAAAAAAAGTTGCAAATTGAAAAATTAGGAAAATCCTTTAAGATATGTTTCATTactatgaaataaaaattttaagttaaaatgaATTTTATCCAATAAATTATATTCAAATGTCTACATGCATTTAAAGAAAAACTGATTTGTCATTTTTCTattagaaaaaataataataacatataatcacaattttatataatttttcttGTACTTAAAGATGTACGAATACAataaaaaataagggattttgtagactgaattttcaaagttttatCCTATTTAAAACAAAACAATATAATTTTCAAAAGAAAAGATTTGACTTTTCAAGTCTATATAACAGtgctaataattaaataattaatataatataaataaaaaatagcgAAAAATAAAAGAACAAGCCTGGCTTGCCATTTAAATAATTCATGTTATATGCAGCCAGCTTctttgaaaagaaaaatttgtattTAATGAGCAGATTATATGACAAATCCAGCTGTAACCTTTTATCTTTTTATGATTCTTAGAGGGGATACCAATCAATCATggcccactttagaaattttatctACACATAAAGACAGCAATGAAaatcttgtatatatatatatatatatatatgataccaATATTAATGGAAAATGACAATAGGTGAGACAAAAGTGAGAAATGATTTTATCCACCTTCACATGTATGTTGAAAAGAAAAGTTGCTTACATTAATAATGTTGCTTCATCTaccttttttcttttccttccattTTAATATTACAAAAAACAAGAAGAGAGAAACAAGATTTACCTTGTAGTCATTGACAGAATCATATCCCAGAACAATATCACCCATTTTACCTGAAAATTATGAGGGAAAGTTTGATATAAGTGAAGAACAAAAAGCTGAAACTTAAAGAAGACATGAAGAAACAATCCAAAGGTTTTCAAGTTTGGGAGTGTTTTGGAGAGAAAAATAAAATCCAAGGGGTAAAGTTGAAGAGAAAGAAACAGACCATATTTGTCAGGGAGGAAGACTGAAACAATAGTTGCACCCCAGTTGGTGAATTTAACACTCAGATCACCTTTCTTCAGCTCATATATCCCAACCTTCTCCACTGCTGCTGACCCATTGATAATTGCAGAAGCAACAATAATGAACAAGGAAAACAACAACAAAGATACCTTAgccatgtttggattttgaatgTGACAAGGCAGATGAGTTCTTAAGGTATTTATAGGAATAATGAGAGTGACTTTTAAGTCTTTGCTTAACACCAATATGAGCAAATTAAGGGTTTTAAAATATTATCCAAATAATGAAAATGTCTAATTCTTTCTTTATTTCTGCCTGGAATAATGTTTTGACTTTCAGAAAGATCTCAGTTTTTGAGGTGCCCCACTTTTACTTATACGTTTtggttttttaattttaaaaatttataaaatattattaaattatttaaaagtttttatttaaatcagtATACTGGTAAAATCACGGTTGCATGGCCTTCTTTGTTTGCACCTCTTGCACTAATCAAAAACTCTCATTCCCTTTCTTTTTTATGTtcaatttttttcatgaaataacttcAAACGTCATGAATCTGCAAACTAAAATCAAAACAAGTTTCTTATGTGATCTCCAACACTGATTGTCAAACTAATTTCGATCTAAGATATGTTCTTTTACTTGTCGATGGGTAATGATTTACCGTATTAATCGTTAAATTGTCGCTTGGAGGTCActggataaatttttaaaaagcAAAGTTAACAgcccaataacttaaataaaaacttttgaataatttaataacttaaatatttttttaaatagttcaatggctattttataactttttaaaactaAATAATCAAAACGTAAATTTCTTTATAATTTAATGACCTTAGATGTGGTTTACCCTTATATTTATGCATGTATAGCTAAAATGAATTTTCCAAGTTGTGGACTTTCATGCTCTGGTGGCTATAGTAGTAGTTGTCGAAATTGAGTCCATCAAAAAGATAAAAAATCAATTGAGATACAATAGTTGAATTggtaattaattgaattaatgatTGAATtggattttataaatttttaataatttatttaattaaaagtgAACCAACCGTTTAATTGACGGTCTGAGTAATTAAATCACTGGtttaattctaaaaaatcataatttaaatattggTAGATGGCGAGAATTTTTTGTTTGAGAgtcaaaataaaactaaaatgatTTAGAGATCAAagctaataaaaattatattaaaatgatttaaattaaataattaaaatttctattcataggatgaaaattaaattataaatttctcttgcaaaatttttaaagagatTTAACAtgaagttttatattttttaggcCAAGCAACTGCTGGCGTTGCCCCCACTCATAGATTAGAAGTATTAGTTTTTagcaatttataattatttatgtgaaaaatgaaataaaataaaaataaaaaaataaaataaagaacacacagatttttacgtggaaaccctttcgggaaaaaatctttcgggaaaaaatcacgggcagaggagaagaaaatttactatgtcgaattcgaattttttacaagaggaatagactatgtctatttataggcttgtaaagccatattctagtatgaCTGAAAcaacttattctaatcaatatcaaatagatgatatttaataaggtttaaaaaaaccttattctaaaaataaaataaaagaagtgtaattctatatggattcttcttttattttattttaccattgtattttatttaaataaggattcgggtcacttaattctaataatctccaccttcacacgaattctcaatgaacaagttcttcatcgctattctcaacgaacaagttttCCACcgcttccataaaaccccttaagggtttaacttcaacaataaacaccaaccaagtctaaacaatgctcaaacttggttataggaagtgacttagttatcatatctgcaggattttcatgagtactaattttgctcacaactatatcaccacgagcaataatatcacgagcaaaatgataccgaatatcaatgtgttttgttctctcatgaaacatttgatcttttgtaagaaagatggcactctgactgtcacaaaatattgtgctgatttgaaggtctttattgagttcactaaagagtcccttcaaccaaatagcttctttacaagcctcagtaatcgccatgtactcagctttagtggtagacaaagcgactgtagtttgcaaagtggctttccaattgattgcacaacctccgattgtagaGACATAACCCGTGAgggatcttcttctatcaaggtctccagcaaaatcagcatcaacatacccaatgactccatctctagttcttccaaactgtaagcaaacatcagtagtacctcctaagtatcttaaaatccactgaactgctttccaattttctttactgggattcgccatatatctgctaactgcatatgataaatctggatgtgaacaaaaccatagcatacatgagagatcccactgcactagagtatggaacatgtgacatgtactcaatctcatcatctgattgtggagacaaagccgatgaaagtctgaaatgggctgctaaagaagtactaataggcttagcactctgcatattgaaacTGCAAAGAagtttctcaatgtaccccttttgacttaggtacaatttacttgcttttctatctctgagaatctccataccaagtatcttctttgctggtcccaaatctttcatctcaaattcttcacttagttgggctttgacctttcttatctctcctttatcttttactgctatcaacatgtcatcaacataaagaagtagatacacaaaagaaccatcactatttttcttaaagtaaacacaactgtcaaaactacttcttttaaaatcatgagaagtcataaaggaatcaaacctcttgtaccacagtcttggtgactgtttcaaaccgtaaagggactttttcagcaagcaaacgtagtcctctttttctgagactgtaaaaccctctgattgttgcatgtaaatatcctcctcaagttctccatgcaaaaatgcagtttttacatctaactgcttaaGCTCCAagtcatgcatggccacaataccaagcaaagctcgtatcgaactatgcttaacaactggggagaacacatctgtgaagtccactcctggaatttgactgtaaccctttccAACAAGGCTTGCTTTATATCtgagttcttcaactcctggagttccttctttctttttaaaaacccatttacaatgaacaacctttttacctttaggaaattttacaagatcccatgttctatttgtgtgcagtgattccatctcctcttgcatagcaaacatccacttttctgagtcttcacaactaATCGCCTCAGAATAGTTAGATGGTTTTttattcgcatctatatcttcagccatatTTAAAGCATAAACAACTAGATCatcctcggcatacttctttggaggtttaatttctcttctagttctatttttggcgatagagtattgcggtgaagaagcaactctattctcaatttttgtactggcttgaggagtcgactctgtattaatctgatgcttcaCCTacctttgattttctttattggaagagtctttaagagataagttaggtagcatagcagtttcataaaaaaacaacatctctgctaatcacaacttttctatttttaggacacTATAACTTacacccttttacaccagctttataaccaagaaaaatgcatttaatggatctcggttccaattttccattatcaacatgagtatacgcaggacacccaaaaatctgtAAATcggaataattagcaggattactagaccatacctcttgtggagtctttttctcaatggcaacggatggagatcagttaatcaaaaaacatgcagtggAGGCTGCTtttgcccaaaatgacttcggtaagttggcatttgagaatatacatcgaaccttctccatgaccGTTCTATTCATTCATTCTGCAacgccattttgctgtggagtatggcgaactgtcaagtgtctcacaatcccttctaacttgcacaatctattaagctcatcagaacagaactctaagccattgtctgtccggaggtattttatctgttttcctgtctgtttttcaatcataattttccaagacttaaatgcggaaaacacatcacttttttgCTTTAggaagaatgcccaaacttttctggaaaaatcatcaataaaggttagcatataattagctccacctctcgaaggcactctggatggcccccacagatcagaatgaatatacttcaACGTTTccttcatgttatggattcctctagtgaattgaACTATCTTtttcttcccaaaaacacagtgctcacagaaatttagtttacaaattccttgcccatcaagacgtcctcttttgctcaattctaccatgccattctcactcatatgccctaggcgcatatgccaaagtttagtaatatcatcatctgacaaggaagaggaagcgacaactgcatcaccagtaacagtagaaccctgcaaaatatataacttggcagtttttctttgccctttcatcacaataagggaacctttggaaatatttaaaactccactttcagctgtgtatctgtacccttttgaatcaagagtactaaacaaaattaaatttctcttcaattctggaacatgtcgcacATCACTAAGAGTTCTGATAActtcatcaaacatcttaactttaattgttccaacacctgttaTTTTACACGAAGTATTATTTCCCATTAGAATAATACCTTCAGACactatttcgtaagttgtaaaccaatcccaattggactcatatggaaggtgcaacctgaatcaagtatccactcctcgctcactttagaattgttgactgaagcgactagaagttcaccgtcgctatagtcttctacaacatcagcttcaccgaaattttctggttgttttcccttttgattcgcagcctcccttttaatcttgttctgtagcttaaagcactcagatttaatgtatcttgtagaagttgcaagttttacctctatttgaagactttgatctacccttagatttaccgcgaggattcTGTTCATGTGttcttccacgatcatcatcagcattccgatcttgtctcccacgaacaatgagaccctctccctgagagtcgggtttaaccacaagaggcttcatcttatcatacaaggtcaaagaatcataaacctcatcaactatgagagactcgcggctatataaaatcgtgtctctaaaggttgaataagacgggagaaacgaacaaagtagaatcaaccctagatcttccttatcatactgaacctctatggcctctaagtttgagagaattcctttaaacactgttaagtattcgtgtacagacgcaccttcctccaaacgatgagcataaagacgttgTTTCATatacaacttgcttgttagaattttcgacatacataattgttctagcctcttctatAATGCAGCGaaggtcttctctttcatcacatcctgcaaaatttcattAGACAAATGCATATGTAATTgcgttaacgcctttcgatcattacgcttcttctcttcatctgtttatgtcgaaggcatcttatctatccctagtagggcatcctccaaatccatctgtgcaagaactgcttgcatcttaatctgccacaacgcaaatctggtgttgcgatccaatagtggaatttcatacttcaaagacgacATTACTGTGATCGAAATGAACAACCCGGAAACTTTGATACcactttgtgaaaaataaaataaaataaaaataaaaaaataaaataaagaacacacagatttttacatggaaaccctttcgggaaaaaacacGGGtataggagaagaaaattcactatgtcgaattcgaattttttacaagaggaatagactatgtctatttataggcttgtaaagccatattctagtatgactgaaacaccttattctaatcaatatcaaatagagtggtatttaataaggtttaaaaaaaccttattctaaaaataaaataaaagaagtgtaattctatatggattcttcttttattttattttaccactatattttatttaaataaggatttgggtcacttaattctaacaatttaTGATCCTTCACAAACCAGAGAACCATATGCTTTTTCTTCATTATGGCTTTAGGGttcttaaataataaaaaactaaATATTAGAAGGTGACCTGGTGAGTTAGCAGCCCATGAATGCATTGGATCAAAATTGTAGgagtttttttaatattttttaatattttattttttaaggtATAAGTTGAGTTTAATgtgtataattaaaattaaatcaaacaaCATGATGCATAAACAAAATTACAATTACAACAAATATATTCATATAATTACAAGTAGAATAAAATTATTCCACAAATGAATAAACAAATAGTTAGAATATATTTGGACCTAGACTAGAATAAATTTGGACCGGATTCACACGTGATGAGACTTCAACCAAAATAACATCTAAACTGAGAACACACACATACACAAATGCACATAGTGAAACTCGAACCTGAACACTCAAaatctcaattctttaacctttaTCAATACTACCAAAACTTGGTTCATATTTTTTGGTAACATCTTCAACATTTTGCTTGCCATACCTTTCTCAATATATGGTAATACAAATTATTCCATTTGTAGGAACTTAATTTCAAACTTTCAATGTATGAAACCAGGCTCGAATTGCTTGTCTTAAACCATATAAAGCCTTTTGAAGCTTACAAGCCAAAGGTTTTCCAATGCATCTAGAATGTCAAACCCTGGAGGttgactcatatatattttttcagTTAAAGCCCTATTAAAAATGCATTATTTATGTCTACTTGATGCAAAGACCATCCTTTCATTACTGCTAAAGCTAGCGTAGTTTGAATTGTATTTGCTTGAACAAAAAGACTAAAAATCTCAAAAAAATCTAACCCTAGCATTTGAGAGAAACCTTTGGCCATTATTCGAGCTTTATAGCTATCTACAGATCCATCTGATTTTCTTTTGACCTTGAACAACTATTTACAAGCAACTAGTTTGCTATCAGGAGGTAGCTGAGTAAGAATCAATGCCTGATCCTTAAGAAGGGCTTGGAGTTTATTATAAAATACATCTTGCCACAAATAAACCTACATGGTTTCATGTATGTCCAAGGGCTCTGTATTCAGTAAATTGGTTGAGGTTGCTGCTAGATAGGTTTTTGGTTGAAAGGCTCATGTTTTGCTCCAACTTTTCATGGAATGAATGTTAGTGCGGGAAGGTAAATAATGAACTTGGGAGAATTTAGTAGTAGGTGGCAAGATAAAGGAAGATGGGAGTAAGGGAGAAGGTTCAAATACAGTCATAAGTGATTGTGGACTATGTAGGTTAGGTGAGGCAAGAGTTGTAACAAGTGATGTAACACCTCGATCTAGTCACCAGACCCGAGCTACAAGATGCTACAACAGTAAACAGAAACAACACATGCATTTTCATCAATAATATTCAATAAATCAATCAATACAAATTAAGTCTTATGTTTAATATGAATTTCAAACAAATCCAAGTCTCAATCGAGCTTACTAAAGCTCTTGCTCCGACATGTAATCAATTCAGGACtattttgaaacttttacaaaaagaaggataaaatgaaaaataggggtcacacagtcgtgtggccaGGTTGAGGGCCATGTGGTGTTGTATCACACAACCATGTCATCGAACAGTGTCACATACTGAAGTTGTGTAAATCTGAGTCACACAGCCAtgtcgccaggccgtgtggacttaattgtaaaatttacAAACATTCACACAGCCTTGTGAAAGACTGTGACCGTGTTTAACCAAAACACACCTTGATCATATAAagcacacgaccatgacacatgGTTGTGTGTTAGACCGTGTACAACATTATTGACCACCTAAGGTATAACATAAATCAACCTTTCCAAATTTACCTATAATATATTCTATAACCAACTAGACCTGCCCAACACATGTATAAATTTATGCCAAAACTTTAATT contains these protein-coding regions:
- the LOC108457989 gene encoding uncharacterized protein LOC108457989 is translated as MAKVSLLLFSLFIIVASAIINGSAAVEKVGIYELKKGDLSVKFTNWGATIVSVFLPDKYGKMGDIVLGYDSVNDYKNDTSYIGSIVGRVANRIGGAQFTLNGVHYKLIPNEGKNMLHGGPIGFSDVVWKVNKYKKDGYSPSIVFAYDSYDGEEGFPGALRVTVTYTLYPGNRLTVRMKAKALNKATPVNLAQHTYWNLGNHNSGDILSEQVQIFASHYTPVDSQLIPTGKFAAVKGTPYDFLKPHTVGSRINKLENGYDINYVIDGVDGKLKKAAVVKDKKSGRVMELFTNQAGVQFYTANSLKDVKGKDGYVYEPHGALCLETQAFPDSVNHPNFPSTIVYPGKEYKHVMVFKFSISS